A genome region from Proteus vulgaris includes the following:
- the rplM gene encoding 50S ribosomal protein L13 codes for MKTFTAKPETVKRDWYVVDADGKTLGRLATEIASRLRGKHKAEYTPHVDTGDYIIVLNAEKVAVTGHKRTDKVYYRHTGHVGGIKQATFEEMIARSPERVIEIAVKGMLPKGPLGRAMYRKLKVYAGSEHNHAAQQPQVLDI; via the coding sequence ATGAAAACTTTTACAGCTAAACCAGAAACCGTAAAACGCGACTGGTATGTTGTTGATGCAGACGGCAAAACTTTAGGCCGTTTAGCAACTGAAATTGCTAGCCGTTTACGCGGTAAGCACAAAGCGGAATACACTCCGCACGTTGATACTGGTGATTACATCATCGTTTTAAACGCTGAGAAAGTAGCGGTAACTGGTCATAAACGTACTGACAAAGTTTACTACCGTCATACTGGTCACGTAGGTGGTATCAAACAAGCGACTTTCGAAGAGATGATCGCCCGTAGTCCTGAGCGTGTAATCGAAATCGCGGTAAAAGGCATGCTGCCAAAAGGGCCTCTGGGTCGTGCGATGTACCGTAAACTGAAAGTTTACGCAGGATCTGAGCACAACCACGCGGCACAACAACCGCAAGTTCTGGACATTTAA
- the rpsI gene encoding 30S ribosomal protein S9, producing MADNQYYGTGRRKSSSARVFIKPGSGNIVINKRSLEVYFGRETARMVVRQPLELVDMLGKLDLYITVKGGGISGQAGAIRHGITRALMEYDETLRSDLRKAGFVTRDARSVERKKVGLRKARRRPQFSKR from the coding sequence ATGGCTGATAATCAATACTACGGCACAGGTCGCCGCAAAAGTTCTTCCGCACGTGTCTTCATTAAGCCAGGTAGCGGTAATATCGTAATCAACAAACGTAGCCTAGAAGTTTACTTTGGCCGCGAAACAGCACGTATGGTTGTTCGTCAACCGCTGGAATTAGTTGATATGCTGGGTAAATTAGATTTATACATCACTGTTAAAGGTGGTGGTATTTCTGGTCAAGCTGGCGCGATCCGTCACGGTATCACTCGTGCACTGATGGAATATGATGAGACTCTACGTTCTGATCTGCGTAAAGCTGGTTTCGTAACCCGTGATGCGCGTTCTGTTGAACGTAAGAAAGTGGGTCTGCGTAAAGCACGTCGTCGTCCACAGTTCTCTAAACGTTAA
- the sspA gene encoding stringent starvation protein SspA, with amino-acid sequence MAVAANKRSVMTLFSGPTDIFSHQVRIVLAEKGVSVEIEQVEAGNLPQDLIDLNPYQSVPTLVDRELTLYDSRIIMEYLDERFPHPPLMPVYPVARGSSRLMMHRIEHDWYSLMNTIEKGTDQQANAARKQLAEELLAVSPVFKEYPYFMSEEFSLVDCYLAPLLWRLPVLGVDLSGAGAKDVQIYMQRVFERDSFLASLTEAEREMRLPSRG; translated from the coding sequence ATGGCTGTCGCTGCCAACAAACGTTCGGTAATGACTTTGTTTTCCGGTCCGACTGATATTTTCAGCCATCAGGTCAGAATTGTCCTAGCGGAGAAAGGTGTCAGTGTTGAAATTGAACAGGTTGAAGCTGGTAATCTTCCACAGGATCTTATCGATCTAAACCCTTACCAAAGTGTACCGACTTTGGTTGATCGTGAGCTGACTCTGTATGATTCACGTATCATCATGGAATATCTTGATGAACGCTTCCCTCATCCTCCTTTAATGCCCGTTTATCCTGTTGCTCGTGGTAGCAGCCGTTTAATGATGCATCGTATCGAGCATGATTGGTATTCTTTGATGAACACCATTGAAAAAGGCACTGACCAGCAAGCAAATGCAGCTCGTAAACAGTTAGCAGAAGAGCTACTGGCTGTATCTCCTGTGTTTAAAGAATATCCTTACTTTATGAGTGAAGAGTTTAGCTTAGTCGATTGCTACCTTGCTCCTCTGTTATGGCGTCTACCTGTACTCGGTGTAGATTTAAGTGGTGCAGGCGCTAAAGATGTACAAATTTATATGCAACGTGTTTTTGAGCGTGATTCTTTCCTCGCGTCATTAACCGAAGCAGAGCGTGAGATGCGCTTACCTTCAAGAGGGTAA
- the sspB gene encoding ClpXP protease specificity-enhancing factor: MEIMDMSPRRPHLLRAHYDWIIENDLTPHLVVDVNIVGVQVPMEYAHDGQIVLNISSRAVDDLELTPYQVLFSASFGGIPRKVRVPMAAVMAIYARENGAGMMFEPEPAYESGASLQFAEDDSEENNIAPASEGLSLVTDEAVEADTSSPDDDPEPPRPTGRPSLRVVK, translated from the coding sequence ATGGAGATTATGGATATGTCTCCGCGTCGTCCGCATTTGTTACGTGCGCATTATGACTGGATCATCGAGAACGATTTAACACCACATTTAGTGGTTGATGTGAATATTGTTGGTGTTCAAGTCCCAATGGAATATGCGCACGATGGTCAAATTGTACTAAATATTTCATCTCGTGCAGTAGATGACTTAGAGTTAACGCCGTATCAGGTTTTATTTAGTGCAAGCTTTGGTGGCATACCTCGCAAAGTGCGAGTGCCTATGGCTGCTGTTATGGCTATTTATGCGAGAGAAAACGGTGCGGGAATGATGTTTGAGCCAGAGCCTGCTTATGAATCTGGTGCATCATTACAGTTTGCTGAAGATGATAGTGAAGAGAACAATATAGCTCCAGCTAGTGAAGGTTTATCTCTTGTCACTGATGAAGCTGTCGAAGCTGATACCTCTTCACCAGATGATGATCCTGAGCCACCTCGTCCAACAGGTCGCCCATCATTGCGTGTTGTGAAGTAA
- a CDS encoding MerR family transcriptional regulator: protein MLFQVGEIAKKTGLTVRTLHHYEEIGLLQPTARTDAGYRLYDMKSIERLTQIQMLRQIGVKLKDIGHILNGHSAKVACLIEERISQLTTQMQQIAKLRYQLEHVQQQIQTGTPFTQHDWFSLLEMMSMYDKYFTYSELAQLPLYTAHTLKSQAWQQRISTVNNLIKQGKSADSNEAMQVSREWMIALEQDTGGNPDFFVRLNKMHISDDEFATATGITKQMIDFVTKGFSEYQLSVFKSHLTPEQFAVVHQHYFDAGSVWPELISGLYNALTSGEKADSEQVQNLAKMWLNMFNQFTQGDSDIQAKIRTIYQTDHEIAKGTWMTPEIGQYLFTAISLLVQK, encoded by the coding sequence ATGCTATTTCAAGTAGGAGAGATCGCTAAAAAGACGGGATTAACGGTCCGTACTCTCCATCATTATGAAGAGATAGGTTTATTGCAACCGACTGCAAGAACCGATGCAGGTTATCGACTCTACGATATGAAAAGCATAGAGCGATTAACACAAATTCAAATGCTACGTCAAATTGGCGTCAAACTGAAAGACATCGGTCATATTCTTAATGGTCATAGTGCAAAGGTAGCTTGTTTAATTGAAGAGCGCATTAGCCAATTAACCACGCAAATGCAACAAATTGCCAAATTGCGTTATCAGCTAGAGCATGTTCAACAACAAATACAAACAGGCACGCCATTTACGCAACATGACTGGTTTTCTCTATTGGAGATGATGTCTATGTACGATAAATATTTTACTTATTCTGAATTAGCGCAGTTACCACTCTATACTGCGCACACATTAAAAAGCCAAGCATGGCAACAGCGTATTTCAACCGTCAATAATTTGATTAAACAGGGTAAATCTGCCGATTCAAATGAAGCCATGCAAGTTTCAAGAGAGTGGATGATAGCTTTAGAGCAAGATACTGGGGGTAATCCGGACTTTTTTGTCCGTTTAAATAAAATGCATATTTCTGATGATGAGTTTGCGACTGCTACTGGTATTACTAAACAGATGATAGATTTTGTTACTAAAGGCTTTAGCGAATATCAATTATCTGTTTTTAAATCTCATCTGACCCCAGAACAATTTGCAGTCGTACATCAGCACTATTTTGATGCTGGTAGTGTCTGGCCTGAGCTTATTTCTGGATTATATAATGCACTCACTTCAGGAGAAAAAGCGGATTCAGAGCAGGTACAAAATCTCGCTAAGATGTGGCTAAATATGTTCAATCAGTTTACACAGGGTGATAGCGATATTCAGGCAAAGATCCGTACCATTTATCAAACTGATCATGAAATCGCTAAAGGTACATGGATGACACCTGAGATTGGTCAATATTTATTTACGGCTATTAGTTTACTAGTGCAAAAATAG
- a CDS encoding amidohydrolase, with translation MSAITLEKLIKWRREFHQYPEIGWSEFLTTAKIVKELRSLGLDVKVGPDVINQEFAFGRRRQVVEKGLAVAREHNVDEALLDEMKELTGCVAIFDSGKAGPTVALRFDIDCVGVNEATDTKHRPHAENFASCHAGEMHACGHDGHISIGLGVAHWLVENKDKVIGKVKILFQPAEEGVRGARAMAESGIADDADYFLGAHLGFIANSGEIVINPTHFLCTTKYDFRFKGAPSHAGAEPELGRNALAGACHAATQMLGISRHGKGMSRINIGVLKAGEGRNVTPANAEMQIEVRGENEEINSFMAANAVRMAEGAAHSFQLEMESEIMGEAVDLTNDQELIDVMTKVVGKHPELTAVATRPFGGSEDATVLAKRVQRCGGKSLYFVVGADRTAGHHQAGFDFDEKQLMTAVNLYTGCLEELLK, from the coding sequence ATGTCAGCAATTACACTAGAAAAATTAATAAAATGGCGTCGTGAGTTTCACCAATATCCAGAAATTGGTTGGTCTGAATTTTTAACCACAGCAAAAATCGTCAAAGAACTACGTAGCTTAGGTTTAGACGTTAAAGTTGGCCCCGATGTTATCAATCAAGAGTTTGCTTTTGGTCGCCGCCGTCAAGTTGTAGAAAAAGGCCTAGCTGTTGCAAGAGAGCATAACGTTGATGAAGCTCTACTTGATGAAATGAAAGAGCTAACTGGCTGTGTGGCTATCTTTGATAGCGGTAAAGCAGGTCCAACAGTTGCACTGCGTTTTGATATCGACTGTGTGGGTGTTAACGAAGCAACCGACACTAAACACCGTCCTCATGCCGAAAACTTTGCTTCATGTCACGCTGGTGAAATGCACGCTTGTGGTCACGACGGACACATTTCTATCGGTTTAGGCGTTGCTCACTGGTTAGTTGAAAATAAAGATAAAGTCATTGGTAAAGTTAAAATCTTATTCCAACCCGCAGAAGAAGGCGTTCGTGGCGCTCGTGCGATGGCTGAAAGCGGTATCGCCGATGATGCAGATTACTTCTTAGGTGCACACTTAGGCTTTATCGCCAATAGTGGTGAGATTGTTATTAATCCAACACATTTCTTATGTACCACTAAATATGACTTCCGTTTTAAAGGTGCCCCCTCTCACGCAGGTGCAGAGCCAGAATTAGGCCGTAATGCATTAGCCGGTGCTTGCCACGCAGCAACACAAATGCTGGGCATTTCTCGCCATGGTAAAGGCATGTCACGTATCAACATCGGTGTATTAAAAGCCGGTGAAGGTCGTAATGTCACTCCAGCGAATGCTGAAATGCAAATTGAAGTGCGTGGTGAAAACGAAGAGATCAACAGCTTTATGGCTGCAAATGCAGTGCGTATGGCTGAAGGTGCAGCACATAGCTTCCAGTTAGAAATGGAAAGCGAAATCATGGGTGAAGCCGTTGACCTGACGAATGACCAAGAACTCATTGATGTTATGACCAAAGTGGTTGGTAAACATCCTGAGCTAACTGCCGTTGCTACTCGCCCATTCGGTGGTAGTGAAGATGCAACCGTATTAGCGAAACGAGTACAACGTTGTGGTGGTAAATCACTGTATTTCGTTGTTGGTGCTGATAGAACAGCAGGTCATCACCAAGCAGGCTTTGATTTCGACGAAAAACAATTAATGACTGCGGTTAATCTTTACACGGGTTGTTTAGAAGAGCTGCTGAAATAA
- the dcuC gene encoding C4-dicarboxylate transporter DcuC, translating to MVMQLIAVAVIIVTVYLLIKKYETRMVLIGAGLLLCILSLTPLDAFTAFSERMVSSSLIQAICSSMGFAYVMKYTKCDMHLVHVLSKVMTRLGFFLIPATVVVTYFINIAIPSAAGCAAAVGATLIPLLIAARIHPAIAGGAVLCGTIGSMLSPGMSHNAFVANMANMEVVDLIARHSPYSLMAGGIAAVSLAVVALVKKEFKVASATGDASSSSAQATPEAVRPNYLYATAPFIPLILLILPFFETFSTFKLSVPAAMLIGSIYALFITLTNPAQITKEFFKGMGNAYGDVLGIIIAAAVFAAGLKASGLIDAFINFLTHSPEFARWGGTLGPFLMGIITGSGDAAAFAFNETVTPHAAQFGYEIPDMGMAAALSGALGRTMSPLAGAAIVCAGLANVNPMEIAKRTAPGMIIGVIAVALFML from the coding sequence ATGGTGATGCAACTGATAGCAGTAGCCGTTATTATCGTAACTGTCTATTTGCTAATAAAAAAATATGAAACCCGAATGGTGCTCATTGGTGCCGGCTTATTACTCTGTATTTTAAGTCTAACCCCCTTAGATGCATTTACTGCATTTAGTGAGCGCATGGTATCTTCATCATTAATTCAAGCAATCTGTTCGAGTATGGGTTTTGCTTATGTGATGAAATACACCAAATGTGATATGCATCTGGTTCATGTTTTATCAAAAGTAATGACTCGTCTTGGCTTCTTTCTTATCCCTGCGACGGTTGTCGTAACGTATTTTATTAATATCGCAATCCCATCAGCAGCAGGTTGTGCAGCCGCAGTAGGTGCAACGCTCATTCCATTATTAATTGCAGCACGTATTCATCCAGCTATCGCGGGTGGTGCCGTGTTATGTGGTACTATCGGCTCAATGTTAAGCCCAGGTATGTCGCATAACGCCTTCGTTGCTAATATGGCAAATATGGAAGTAGTTGATTTAATTGCTCGCCATAGCCCATACAGCTTAATGGCTGGTGGTATCGCAGCCGTTTCACTGGCAGTTGTCGCGTTAGTCAAAAAAGAGTTCAAAGTGGCTTCTGCTACTGGTGATGCATCATCTTCATCAGCACAAGCAACCCCTGAAGCTGTTCGCCCTAACTACTTATATGCAACAGCACCTTTCATTCCATTAATTCTGTTAATTCTGCCGTTCTTCGAGACGTTCAGTACATTTAAACTGTCTGTACCAGCGGCAATGTTAATCGGTTCTATCTATGCTCTGTTCATCACATTAACTAACCCTGCTCAAATTACCAAAGAGTTCTTTAAAGGTATGGGTAATGCTTATGGTGATGTATTAGGTATCATCATTGCAGCCGCTGTATTCGCAGCAGGTTTGAAAGCTTCAGGTTTAATCGACGCGTTCATCAACTTCTTAACTCATTCTCCTGAATTTGCTCGCTGGGGGGGGACGTTAGGGCCATTCTTAATGGGTATTATTACAGGTTCTGGTGACGCAGCAGCATTCGCATTTAACGAAACAGTCACACCTCATGCGGCACAATTCGGTTATGAAATCCCTGATATGGGTATGGCTGCGGCATTATCTGGCGCGTTAGGTCGTACTATGTCACCACTGGCGGGTGCAGCAATTGTTTGTGCTGGCCTTGCAAATGTAAACCCTATGGAAATCGCAAAACGTACTGCACCGGGTATGATTATCGGCGTCATCGCTGTTGCGTTATTCATGTTATAA
- a CDS encoding FAD-dependent oxidoreductase, producing MSQNVYQFIDLNRVEPTKKPLAIRKIEFIEIYEAFSPQQASAQADRCLGCGNPYCEWKCPVHNYIPNWLKLANEGRIIEAAELSHQTNSLPEICGRVCPQDRLCEGACTLNDDFGAVTIGNIERYINDTALAQGWRPDLSHVTMTDKKVAIIGAGPAGLACADVLIRQGVKPIVYDKHPEIGGLLTFGIPSFKLEKSLMIRRRELFSEMGIEFCLNTEIGKDISLNTLITHYDAVFLGLGTYHNLRGHFPNENANGVYSALPYLIGNTRYLMGYDEDPQTPYIDLKDKNVVILGGGDTAMDCVRTAIRQSANKVTCVYRRDESNMPGSKREVKNAKEEGGEFLFNLQPIDIEVDNQNNVVGIHVIKTQGDKTLIPIEGSEHLLSADAVILAFGFKPAHYPWLDENNIEYASSGRIIISDNQEIPHQTTNPKVFAGGDIVRGSDLVVTAIAEGREAAEGILRYLSC from the coding sequence ATGAGTCAGAATGTGTATCAGTTTATCGACTTAAATCGTGTTGAGCCGACTAAAAAACCGTTAGCAATTCGCAAAATTGAGTTTATTGAAATCTATGAGGCTTTTTCACCGCAGCAAGCTTCTGCACAAGCTGATCGCTGTTTAGGCTGCGGGAATCCTTATTGTGAATGGAAATGCCCTGTTCATAATTACATTCCTAATTGGTTAAAGCTGGCAAACGAAGGACGTATTATTGAGGCGGCTGAGCTTTCTCATCAAACAAACAGTTTGCCTGAAATTTGCGGTCGTGTTTGCCCTCAAGATAGGCTTTGTGAAGGTGCTTGTACGCTTAATGATGATTTTGGCGCAGTCACCATCGGCAATATTGAGCGTTACATCAATGACACCGCCTTAGCACAAGGATGGCGGCCCGATCTTTCTCACGTCACAATGACCGATAAAAAGGTCGCCATTATTGGTGCTGGCCCTGCGGGTCTTGCCTGTGCTGATGTTCTTATTCGACAAGGCGTAAAACCGATTGTTTATGATAAACATCCAGAAATTGGGGGATTACTTACGTTTGGTATCCCCTCTTTTAAACTCGAAAAATCATTGATGATCCGACGCCGCGAATTATTTAGTGAAATGGGGATCGAGTTTTGCCTTAATACAGAAATAGGTAAAGATATCTCTCTAAATACCCTAATAACACACTATGACGCTGTATTTTTAGGGTTAGGTACTTATCACAATTTACGCGGTCATTTTCCTAATGAAAATGCGAATGGTGTTTATAGCGCCCTACCTTATTTAATTGGTAATACACGTTATTTAATGGGTTATGATGAAGATCCTCAAACACCTTATATCGACCTTAAAGATAAAAATGTCGTGATATTAGGAGGTGGTGATACCGCAATGGACTGTGTGCGTACTGCAATTCGCCAAAGCGCCAATAAAGTCACTTGTGTATATCGTCGTGATGAAAGCAATATGCCGGGTTCAAAACGTGAAGTAAAAAATGCCAAAGAAGAAGGCGGCGAATTTTTATTTAATCTTCAACCTATAGATATTGAAGTCGATAATCAAAATAATGTTGTTGGTATTCACGTTATTAAAACTCAAGGCGATAAAACATTAATACCGATTGAAGGAAGTGAGCATTTATTATCTGCTGATGCAGTTATCCTCGCATTTGGCTTTAAGCCTGCACATTATCCATGGTTAGATGAAAATAATATTGAATATGCATCTTCAGGCAGAATTATTATTTCAGATAATCAAGAAATACCACATCAAACAACAAACCCTAAAGTATTTGCTGGCGGCGATATTGTACGAGGTTCTGATCTTGTAGTAACAGCAATAGCAGAAGGAAGAGAGGCAGCAGAAGGAATATTGCGATATTTATCATGTTAA